A part of Leptotrichia hongkongensis genomic DNA contains:
- a CDS encoding coproporphyrinogen III oxidase — protein sequence MIRANIEINKNKLEEFMRVLLPEHYDIFSENSENDVEISVNFRKNQDVENFDNDCGKLKDSESDNTEIITVNTVLIDNKNGKILKEVTFSHKKVNEEYFDQAEVMAKSSLMKLFDKQNEYKWGILIGVRPTKIIGRFLKMGLSYNEINEILEKIYLVSNEKRKLLLNIVKRQEPYLDKETIGIYIGIAFCPTKCSYCSFPAYLLRGKYAERYDEYIGSIYHEVREIGQLTQELGLKINTIYIGGGTPSILTAKEIDKLLKTVKENYNLDYLKEFTFEAGRIDTLDEEKLAIIKSYGINKISINPQSFNEKTLKLVNRYHDREQFDNVYKLAKNYELEINMDLILGLPRETTEDILYTMDEISKYNMENLTIHNLAIKNASRLNKENYAHEDILDYEKIYEKIENVTKNKELFPYYMYRQKNSFQWGENLGYSLNGSESIYNIEMIEENKTIIGIGAGAITKLIWFDEEKNRDNIKRLVNPKDPLVWMNELEDRLEQKKSEISKLFQKF from the coding sequence ATGATAAGAGCGAATATTGAGATTAATAAGAATAAACTTGAGGAATTTATGCGTGTGCTTTTGCCTGAGCATTATGATATTTTTTCTGAAAATAGTGAAAATGATGTGGAAATTAGTGTTAATTTTAGAAAAAATCAAGATGTGGAAAACTTTGACAACGATTGTGGAAAACTAAAAGATTCAGAAAGTGATAACACAGAAATAATTACTGTAAATACAGTATTAATTGATAATAAAAATGGAAAAATTTTAAAAGAAGTAACATTTTCACATAAGAAAGTCAATGAAGAATATTTTGATCAGGCAGAAGTTATGGCAAAAAGTTCCTTGATGAAACTTTTTGATAAACAAAATGAATATAAATGGGGTATTTTAATAGGAGTACGTCCTACAAAGATTATAGGGCGTTTTTTAAAGATGGGGTTATCTTATAATGAAATTAACGAAATATTGGAAAAAATATATCTTGTAAGCAATGAAAAAAGGAAACTTCTGCTAAACATTGTAAAACGTCAAGAGCCATATCTGGACAAAGAAACAATTGGAATTTATATAGGAATTGCCTTTTGCCCTACAAAATGTTCATATTGTTCATTCCCAGCCTATCTGCTACGTGGAAAATATGCAGAGCGATATGATGAATACATAGGGTCTATTTATCACGAAGTGCGTGAAATTGGGCAATTAACACAGGAATTAGGCTTAAAAATTAACACGATTTATATTGGTGGAGGAACACCTTCAATTTTAACGGCGAAAGAAATTGACAAATTGCTAAAAACAGTAAAAGAAAACTATAATTTAGATTATTTAAAGGAATTTACATTTGAAGCTGGAAGAATTGATACACTGGATGAAGAAAAATTAGCTATTATCAAAAGCTATGGAATAAATAAAATTAGTATAAATCCGCAGTCTTTTAATGAAAAAACTTTAAAACTTGTAAATCGTTATCACGACAGGGAACAGTTTGATAATGTCTACAAACTTGCTAAAAATTATGAATTGGAAATAAATATGGACTTGATTTTAGGCTTGCCACGTGAAACTACAGAAGATATTTTGTACACAATGGACGAAATTTCCAAATATAATATGGAAAATCTGACAATTCATAATCTAGCAATAAAAAATGCAAGTCGTCTTAACAAAGAAAATTATGCTCACGAAGACATATTAGATTATGAAAAAATTTACGAAAAAATCGAAAATGTAACTAAAAATAAAGAGCTTTTTCCATATTATATGTATCGCCAGAAAAATAGCTTTCAATGGGGAGAAAATCTAGGATATTCACTAAATGGAAGCGAGTCGATTTACAATATAGAAATGATTGAGGAAAATAAGACAATCATTGGAATTGGAGCTGGAGCGATTACGAAACTTATCTGGTTTGATGAAGAAAAAAATCGAGATAATATAAAAAGGCTCGTAAATCCTAAAGATCCGCTGGTGTGGATGAATGAGCTGGAAGATCGGCTGGAACAGAAAAAATCTGAAATTTCAAAATTATTTCAAAAATTTTAA
- a CDS encoding undecaprenyl-diphosphate phosphatase: MFADIIKVFILSLVEGLTEFIPVSSTGHMIIVDQFLQLSQNEEFANAFKIIIQLGAILSVVVYYWKRIFPFAKGLSKSQRADIIQMWIKIVIAVLPAVVLGLLFDDIIDKVLFNSVVVAVMLVIYGVILIWLESREKKEGGITSITQMSVKTAIGVGLFQCLAMIPGTSRSAATIIGGVLLGLNRVLATEFSFFLAIPTMLGATLLKLVKLGTALSGYEWFLIALGFVLSFVFAYAVIKVFMNYIKKHDFKIFGYYRIVLGIVVLLLYFMGVIK, encoded by the coding sequence ATGTTTGCAGATATTATTAAAGTATTTATTTTAAGCCTTGTGGAAGGGCTTACAGAGTTTATACCTGTCAGCAGTACAGGGCATATGATTATTGTGGATCAGTTTTTGCAGCTTTCTCAAAACGAGGAGTTTGCCAATGCGTTTAAGATAATTATACAGCTTGGAGCGATTTTATCGGTAGTTGTATATTATTGGAAAAGAATTTTTCCATTTGCAAAAGGGCTTAGCAAGAGTCAAAGAGCAGATATTATTCAGATGTGGATAAAAATAGTAATTGCAGTGCTTCCTGCAGTTGTGCTGGGACTTCTTTTTGATGATATTATTGACAAAGTGCTGTTTAATTCCGTAGTTGTGGCAGTAATGCTGGTTATTTATGGAGTTATACTTATTTGGCTTGAGTCAAGAGAGAAAAAGGAAGGCGGAATTACTTCAATTACTCAGATGTCAGTAAAAACTGCAATTGGAGTAGGGTTATTTCAATGTCTTGCGATGATTCCTGGAACTTCGAGATCGGCTGCTACGATTATTGGTGGAGTTTTGCTAGGATTAAATAGAGTTTTAGCAACGGAATTTTCATTTTTTCTTGCGATTCCGACAATGCTTGGGGCGACACTTTTAAAACTAGTGAAACTTGGTACAGCTTTAAGCGGATATGAATGGTTTTTAATTGCATTAGGTTTTGTGCTGTCATTTGTATTTGCGTATGCTGTGATAAAAGTATTTATGAATTACATTAAAAAGCACGATTTCAAGATATTTGGATATTATCGGATTGTTCTTGGGATAGTTGTGCTGTTATTATACTTTATGGGAGTTATAAAATAG
- the sfsA gene encoding DNA/RNA nuclease SfsA — translation MKKNKILYTINYDKIVNFKERVTRFTVRFEFKSNCKNEDYSGKDFAHLHDTGRLTELLIDGAELLIKKANNENRKTKWDVIAVKVHGEIILINTAFHRYITESIFNNAQISPFGKPLYIKPEIKYNNSKLDFYLETEKDKIYVEVKGCTLVNGKTAQFPGSPSVRALKHLKELIELKKEGFRTAVFILIFRKSEIFAPEHIIDRDFSETFYEAIKNGVEIYPMLLEYREDEKVSFVKNIEVAKKLF, via the coding sequence ATGAAAAAAAATAAAATTCTTTATACTATAAATTACGATAAAATCGTAAATTTCAAAGAAAGAGTTACTCGATTTACAGTAAGATTTGAATTTAAAAGCAACTGTAAAAATGAAGATTATTCTGGAAAAGATTTTGCTCATTTACATGATACGGGCAGGCTGACGGAATTATTGATTGATGGAGCTGAATTGCTTATAAAAAAGGCTAATAATGAGAATCGAAAAACTAAATGGGATGTAATCGCAGTAAAGGTTCATGGAGAAATTATACTTATTAATACAGCTTTTCATCGCTACATTACAGAATCTATATTTAACAATGCACAAATTTCACCATTTGGAAAACCTTTGTATATAAAGCCTGAAATTAAGTATAACAATAGTAAACTTGATTTCTACCTGGAAACTGAAAAAGATAAAATTTACGTTGAGGTAAAAGGCTGTACTTTGGTAAATGGAAAAACTGCCCAATTTCCTGGCTCTCCTTCCGTGCGTGCCTTAAAACATCTGAAAGAACTAATAGAACTTAAAAAAGAGGGATTTAGAACAGCTGTCTTTATTTTGATTTTTAGAAAATCAGAAATTTTTGCACCTGAACATATTATCGATAGGGACTTCTCAGAAACTTTTTATGAAGCGATAAAAAATGGAGTGGAAATTTATCCAATGCTTTTGGAATATAGAGAAGATGAAAAGGTAAGTTTTGTGAAAAATATAGAAGTTGCAAAAAAACTGTTTTAA